A stretch of the Streptomyces venezuelae genome encodes the following:
- a CDS encoding thymidine kinase, producing MPELVFFSGTMDCGKSTLALQIAHNRAARGLQGVIFTRDDRAGAGKLSSRLGLVTEAIEAPEGMDLYAYLVRELSAGGKADYVIVDEAQFLAPEQIDQLARIVDDLDMDVFAFGITTDFRTKLFPGSQRLIELADRLEQLQVEALCWCGARATHNARTVGGEMVVEGAQVVVGDVNRPAEEIGYEVLCRRHHRRRMTSATAHASALSPDVLPVNHA from the coding sequence ATGCCCGAGCTGGTGTTCTTCTCCGGAACGATGGACTGCGGAAAGAGCACTCTGGCGCTCCAGATCGCGCACAACCGCGCCGCGCGGGGTCTCCAGGGCGTGATCTTCACCCGCGACGACCGGGCCGGCGCGGGCAAGCTCTCCTCCCGCCTCGGCCTGGTGACGGAGGCGATCGAGGCGCCGGAGGGCATGGACCTGTACGCGTACCTGGTCCGGGAGCTGTCGGCCGGCGGCAAAGCGGACTACGTGATCGTGGACGAGGCGCAGTTCCTCGCGCCGGAGCAGATCGACCAGCTCGCCCGGATCGTCGACGACCTGGACATGGACGTCTTCGCCTTCGGCATCACCACGGACTTCCGCACCAAGCTCTTCCCGGGCTCGCAGCGCCTGATCGAGCTGGCCGACCGCCTCGAACAGCTCCAGGTCGAGGCCCTGTGCTGGTGCGGCGCCCGGGCCACCCACAACGCCCGTACGGTGGGCGGGGAGATGGTCGTCGAGGGCGCCCAGGTGGTCGTCGGCGATGTGAACCGCCCGGCGGAGGAGATCGGCTACGAGGTTCTGTGCCGCCGCCACCACCGCCGCCGCATGACCTCGGCCACGGCCCACGCGAGCGCCCTCTCCCCGGACGTCCTCCCGGTCAACCACGCCTGA
- a CDS encoding alkaline phosphatase family protein has protein sequence MTYSPAQDWHDPELLDLGGAPVPEYGAGSLADLLPTLVAGQGVPGFSATLTELTPADRNCVFLIDGLGWEQIKAHPDEAPYLTSLLPTSRGGTGRPITSGFPATTATSLASVGTGLPPARHGLPGYAVRNPATGELMNQLRWQPWTSPQVWQPYPTVFQRADAAGIATAQVSSPAFQTTPLTKIALSGGTFLGRMTGEERMDLAADRLAAGDRSLVYTYYSELDGAGHRHGVDSDAWRGQLMHVDRLVRRLAEQLPPRTALYVTADHGMVDIPFDEDSRIDFDEDWELGAGVALLGGEGRARHVYAVPGAEADVLTVWREVLGDRFWVASREEALELGWFGAPGDCDERVLGRIGDVVAAAHADVAITASVNEPNESALTGMHGSLTPAEQLVPLLEVRSA, from the coding sequence ATGACGTACTCGCCCGCGCAGGACTGGCACGATCCGGAACTGCTGGACCTCGGCGGCGCCCCGGTGCCCGAGTACGGCGCCGGCTCACTCGCCGACCTGCTGCCCACCCTCGTGGCAGGCCAGGGCGTGCCGGGCTTCTCCGCCACCCTCACCGAACTCACCCCGGCCGACCGGAACTGCGTGTTCCTGATCGACGGGCTCGGCTGGGAGCAGATCAAGGCCCACCCGGACGAGGCGCCGTACCTCACCTCGCTCCTCCCCACCTCGCGCGGCGGCACCGGCCGGCCGATAACCTCCGGGTTCCCGGCGACCACCGCCACCTCCCTGGCCTCGGTCGGCACCGGCCTGCCCCCGGCCCGCCACGGCCTGCCCGGCTACGCCGTGCGCAACCCGGCCACCGGCGAGCTGATGAACCAGCTCCGCTGGCAGCCCTGGACCTCTCCGCAGGTCTGGCAGCCGTACCCGACCGTCTTCCAGCGCGCCGACGCGGCCGGCATCGCCACCGCCCAGGTGTCCTCCCCGGCCTTCCAGACCACCCCGCTGACGAAGATCGCGCTCAGCGGCGGCACCTTCCTCGGCCGGATGACCGGTGAGGAGCGGATGGACCTGGCCGCGGACCGGCTCGCCGCCGGAGACCGCTCGCTCGTCTACACGTACTACAGCGAACTCGACGGCGCCGGCCACCGGCACGGGGTGGACTCCGATGCCTGGCGCGGGCAGTTGATGCACGTGGACCGGCTGGTCCGGCGGCTCGCCGAACAACTGCCGCCGCGCACCGCGCTGTACGTCACCGCCGACCACGGCATGGTGGACATCCCCTTCGACGAAGACTCCCGGATCGACTTCGACGAGGACTGGGAACTCGGCGCCGGAGTCGCCCTGCTGGGCGGCGAGGGCCGGGCCCGGCACGTCTACGCGGTGCCCGGGGCGGAGGCCGACGTCCTCACCGTCTGGCGTGAGGTGCTGGGCGACCGCTTCTGGGTCGCGAGCCGCGAGGAGGCCCTGGAACTGGGCTGGTTCGGTGCCCCCGGCGACTGCGACGAGCGGGTCCTGGGGCGGATCGGAGACGTGGTCGCCGCGGCCCACGCCGATGTCGCCATCACCGCCTCGGTCAACGAGCCGAACGAGTCGGCCCTGACCGGCATGCACGGCTCGCTGACCCCGGCCGAGCAACTGGTCCCCCTGCTCGAGGTCCGCTCGGCCTGA
- a CDS encoding DUF5998 family protein codes for MAKSGTTTQGLRAAIERSGYYPALVAEAVEAAVGGEPISSYLVHQETTFDSNEVRRHVTVLVLTGNRFIVSHTDEQAADAGSPSPYATTSTESVKLAGISSVVLSRVVANPESYTPGTLPREVVLTIGWGAVSRIDLEPAACGDPNCDSDHGYTGNSTADDLSLRVSEAGDGPEAVRQTLLFAQALSEATAATAAAASAGSAR; via the coding sequence ATGGCGAAATCCGGTACGACGACCCAGGGGCTGCGCGCGGCGATCGAGCGCAGCGGCTACTACCCGGCCCTCGTGGCCGAGGCCGTGGAGGCCGCGGTGGGCGGCGAGCCGATCTCGTCGTACCTGGTCCACCAGGAGACCACCTTCGACTCCAACGAGGTGCGCCGGCACGTCACCGTGCTGGTTCTGACCGGCAACCGGTTCATCGTCAGCCACACCGACGAGCAGGCCGCCGACGCCGGATCCCCGTCCCCGTACGCGACCACCTCGACCGAGTCGGTCAAGCTCGCCGGGATCTCCTCGGTGGTGCTCAGCCGCGTGGTCGCCAACCCGGAGTCGTACACGCCCGGCACCCTGCCTCGTGAGGTCGTCCTCACCATCGGCTGGGGCGCCGTCTCCCGGATCGACCTGGAGCCCGCCGCCTGCGGCGACCCGAACTGCGACTCCGACCACGGCTACACCGGAAACTCCACCGCCGACGACCTGAGCCTGCGGGTCAGCGAGGCCGGCGACGGCCCGGAGGCGGTCCGCCAGACCCTCCTCTTCGCCCAGGCGCTGAGCGAGGCCACCGCGGCCACCGCGGCTGCGGCATCGGCGGGATCCGCCCGCTGA
- a CDS encoding bifunctional GNAT family N-acetyltransferase/acetate--CoA ligase family protein: MTTASDPSYPAHWEADVVLRDGGTARIRPITTEDAGRLVSFYEQVSDESKYYRFFAPHPRLSDRDVHRFTHHDYVDRVGLAATIGGEFIGTVRYDRIGPDGRPASGTADQAEVAFLVQDAHQGRGVASALLEHIGAVARERGIRRFVAEVLPANTKMIKVFKDGGYQQRRSFEDGSVHLTLDLEPTAESLAVQRAREQRAEARSVQRLLAPGSVAVIGVSRSGAGVGAAALRNLRDSGFRGHLYAVNDALAPGIAGDLLEGVRAYRSLAGIGAPVDLAVVAVPAERVPEAVAACGEHGVQGLVVLSAGYGESGPEGQGRQRELVRQARSYGMRIIGPNAYGVINTSPEVSLNASLTPAPAPARGRIGLFTQSGAIGIALLSGLLRRGEGLSSFVSAGNRADVSGNDILQYWYEDPDTDVALLYLETLGNPRKFTRLARRTSAVKPVVVAKGGRHSGATPAGHAVPGTRLPDATVSALLRQAGVIRVDTVTELVDAGLLLASQPLPAGPRVGILGNSESLGVLTYDACLWERLRPHPPLDLTTEATPADFHEALARALADEANDAVVVTAIPSVGEPGLADDLAEALRAAVEAGPAKPVLVVHVELGELADALSAARSGGPGLRPRPSPAPSPNPAPSSNPAPSLDPAPSPKPAPAPARAVAPSAPDSPAPGSADPARPAPADPAGPARIPAYPAAERAVRALAQAVRYADWRRANAEAGSVPEYEDIDEAGAAAQLAGLLRPVAATETVTLADPDAHELLARYGITVLPTLPAPTPDAAAEGARRLGYPVALKTTAPHLRHRADLGGVRLDLTTEAELRRSYEELTEALGKPAELQPVVQSMVPRGVDTVIRSVIDPAAGAVLSFGLAGVASELLGDTAHRLVPATARDAAELIRSIRTAPLLFGWRGSTPVDTPALEDLLLRLSRLVDDHPEVVGVTLEPVVVATEGLSVLSASVRIAHPPARTDLGPRTLPSY, encoded by the coding sequence ATGACCACCGCGTCGGATCCTTCGTACCCGGCCCACTGGGAAGCGGACGTCGTACTGCGCGACGGCGGCACCGCCCGGATCAGGCCCATCACCACCGAGGACGCCGGCCGTCTGGTCAGCTTCTACGAACAGGTCTCGGACGAGTCGAAGTACTACCGGTTCTTCGCCCCCCACCCCCGGCTCTCCGACCGCGATGTGCACCGCTTCACGCACCACGACTACGTGGACCGGGTCGGCCTCGCCGCCACCATCGGCGGGGAGTTCATCGGCACCGTCCGCTACGACCGGATCGGCCCCGACGGCCGCCCCGCCTCCGGCACCGCCGACCAGGCCGAGGTCGCCTTCCTGGTCCAGGACGCGCACCAGGGCCGCGGGGTCGCCTCCGCCCTCCTCGAACACATCGGCGCGGTGGCCCGCGAGCGCGGGATCCGCCGCTTCGTCGCCGAGGTGCTGCCCGCCAACACCAAGATGATCAAGGTGTTCAAGGACGGCGGCTACCAGCAGCGCCGCAGCTTCGAGGACGGATCCGTCCACCTCACCCTCGACCTCGAACCCACCGCGGAGTCCCTCGCCGTCCAGCGCGCCCGGGAACAGCGGGCCGAAGCCCGCTCGGTGCAGCGGCTGCTCGCCCCCGGCTCGGTCGCGGTGATCGGCGTCAGCCGGTCCGGTGCCGGCGTCGGCGCCGCCGCCCTCCGCAACCTGCGCGACAGCGGCTTCCGCGGCCATCTGTACGCCGTGAACGACGCGCTCGCCCCCGGCATAGCCGGCGACCTCCTCGAAGGGGTCCGCGCCTACCGCAGCCTCGCCGGCATCGGCGCCCCGGTCGACCTCGCCGTGGTCGCGGTCCCCGCCGAGCGGGTCCCCGAGGCGGTCGCCGCCTGCGGCGAACACGGGGTCCAGGGCCTGGTGGTCCTCTCCGCCGGCTACGGGGAGAGCGGCCCCGAAGGCCAGGGCCGGCAGCGCGAACTGGTGCGCCAGGCCCGGTCGTACGGCATGCGGATCATCGGCCCCAACGCCTACGGTGTGATCAACACCTCGCCCGAGGTGAGCCTGAACGCCTCGCTCACCCCCGCCCCCGCGCCCGCCCGCGGCCGGATCGGCCTGTTCACCCAGTCCGGCGCCATCGGAATCGCCCTGCTCTCCGGCCTGCTCCGGCGCGGCGAAGGCCTGTCCTCCTTCGTCTCGGCCGGCAACCGGGCGGACGTCTCGGGCAACGACATCCTCCAGTACTGGTACGAGGACCCCGATACGGACGTGGCCCTGCTGTACCTCGAAACCCTCGGCAACCCGCGGAAGTTCACCCGGCTCGCACGCCGCACCTCCGCCGTGAAGCCGGTGGTCGTCGCAAAGGGCGGCCGGCACAGCGGGGCCACCCCCGCCGGACACGCGGTGCCCGGCACCCGGCTGCCCGACGCCACCGTCTCGGCCCTGCTCCGGCAGGCCGGCGTGATCCGCGTGGACACGGTCACCGAACTGGTGGACGCGGGCCTGCTGCTGGCCTCCCAGCCGCTGCCGGCCGGCCCGCGCGTCGGCATCCTCGGCAACTCCGAGTCGCTCGGAGTCCTCACGTACGACGCCTGCCTCTGGGAGCGGCTGCGCCCGCATCCGCCGCTCGACCTGACCACGGAGGCCACCCCGGCCGATTTCCACGAGGCTCTCGCCCGGGCGCTGGCGGACGAGGCCAACGATGCGGTCGTGGTCACCGCCATCCCCTCGGTGGGGGAGCCCGGCCTCGCCGACGACCTGGCGGAGGCCCTGCGGGCGGCGGTCGAGGCCGGGCCGGCCAAGCCCGTCCTGGTGGTCCATGTGGAACTGGGGGAGCTGGCGGATGCGCTGTCCGCCGCGCGAAGCGGCGGTCCCGGCCTCCGGCCCCGACCGTCCCCCGCCCCGTCCCCGAACCCCGCCCCGTCCTCGAACCCGGCCCCGTCCCTGGACCCGGCCCCGTCCCCGAAGCCGGCGCCGGCCCCCGCCCGGGCCGTAGCGCCATCGGCACCGGACTCGCCGGCGCCCGGCTCCGCGGACCCGGCTCGCCCTGCGCCCGCCGATCCGGCCGGCCCCGCCCGGATCCCCGCCTACCCCGCCGCCGAGCGGGCCGTCCGGGCCCTCGCCCAGGCCGTCCGGTACGCCGACTGGCGCCGCGCCAACGCCGAGGCCGGCAGCGTGCCCGAGTACGAGGACATCGACGAGGCCGGCGCCGCCGCCCAGCTGGCCGGCCTGCTCCGCCCGGTCGCCGCGACCGAGACCGTCACCCTGGCGGACCCCGACGCCCACGAGCTGCTGGCCCGCTACGGGATCACCGTGCTGCCCACCCTCCCCGCACCCACCCCCGACGCCGCCGCCGAAGGAGCCCGCCGGCTCGGCTACCCGGTGGCCCTCAAGACCACCGCCCCGCACCTGCGCCACCGCGCCGACCTGGGCGGGGTACGACTGGACCTCACCACCGAGGCGGAACTGCGCCGGTCGTACGAGGAGCTGACCGAGGCCCTCGGGAAGCCCGCCGAGCTCCAGCCCGTCGTCCAGTCGATGGTCCCGCGCGGGGTGGACACCGTCATCCGCTCCGTGATCGACCCCGCCGCCGGAGCGGTCCTCTCCTTCGGTCTCGCCGGGGTCGCCTCCGAGCTGCTCGGCGACACCGCCCACCGGCTCGTCCCCGCCACCGCCCGGGACGCCGCCGAACTCATCCGCTCCATCCGGACCGCACCCCTCCTGTTCGGCTGGCGGGGCAGCACCCCCGTGGACACGCCCGCCCTGGAGGACCTGCTGCTCCGGCTGTCCCGGCTGGTCGACGACCACCCGGAAGTGGTCGGAGTCACCCTCGAACCCGTGGTGGTCGCCACCGAGGGCCTCTCCGTCCTCAGCGCCTCCGTCCGCATCGCCCACCCGCCCGCCCGTACCGACCTCGGGCCGCGCACCCTCCCCAGCTACTGA
- a CDS encoding HPr family phosphocarrier protein: MAERRVNVGWAEGLHARPASIFVRAATASGVPVTISKVDGNPVNAGSMLAVLGLGAQGGEEIILASEAEGAEAALERLAKLVAEGLEELPETV; the protein is encoded by the coding sequence ATGGCAGAGCGCCGCGTCAACGTCGGCTGGGCCGAGGGCCTGCACGCTCGTCCCGCCTCGATCTTCGTCCGTGCGGCGACCGCTTCCGGCGTCCCGGTGACCATCTCGAAGGTGGACGGCAACCCCGTCAACGCCGGTTCCATGCTCGCGGTGCTGGGCCTGGGCGCCCAGGGCGGCGAGGAGATCATCCTCGCGTCGGAGGCCGAGGGCGCGGAGGCGGCGCTCGAGCGCCTGGCGAAGCTGGTCGCGGAGGGCCTCGAGGAGCTCCCCGAGACGGTCTGA
- a CDS encoding GntR family transcriptional regulator → MRIPAHAVCTAIRDDIVTGVFEPGSRLTEELLARRYGVSRVPVREALRTLESEGFVTTRRHAGACVAEPTEQEAADLLELRLLLEPLAAARAARRRTDAHLKVLRGLVRLGRERARQGQGEDLRALGGWFHETLAQASGSPGLIALLTQLRHKVAWMYAVQLPAKPAESWAEHGAIVDAVARGDAERARALTAAHAERAGEAHRMKVHRAGAGPVRTSQPAVNMSSGRH, encoded by the coding sequence TTGCGTATTCCTGCGCACGCGGTGTGTACGGCAATCCGCGACGATATCGTCACCGGAGTCTTCGAGCCCGGCAGCAGACTCACCGAGGAACTGCTGGCCCGCCGGTACGGGGTCTCCCGGGTCCCGGTGCGCGAGGCCCTGCGCACGCTGGAGTCCGAGGGCTTCGTCACCACCCGGCGGCACGCGGGCGCCTGCGTGGCCGAGCCGACCGAGCAGGAGGCGGCCGACCTGCTGGAGCTCCGGCTGCTGCTGGAGCCGCTGGCGGCTGCGCGGGCGGCCCGGCGCCGCACCGACGCGCACCTCAAGGTGCTCCGCGGTCTCGTCCGGCTGGGCCGGGAACGGGCCCGGCAGGGCCAGGGCGAGGATCTCCGGGCCCTGGGCGGCTGGTTCCACGAGACCCTGGCCCAGGCCTCCGGCAGCCCCGGGCTGATCGCCCTGCTGACCCAGCTGCGCCACAAGGTGGCCTGGATGTACGCGGTGCAGCTGCCGGCCAAGCCGGCGGAGTCCTGGGCGGAGCACGGGGCGATCGTGGACGCGGTGGCCCGCGGCGACGCGGAACGGGCGCGGGCGCTGACCGCGGCGCATGCGGAGCGGGCCGGCGAGGCGCACCGGATGAAGGTGCACCGGGCCGGCGCCGGGCCGGTGAGGACTTCGCAACCTGCCGTAAACATGTCGAGCGGCCGGCATTAA
- a CDS encoding M23 family metallopeptidase produces the protein MAFGSRAAGSGKHRGSSRLSKKTAGIAGIAALATTGVVGSFAAPAFAADNDHASTDTGNLNAVVVADDLAGDIETQAAAQQHAADAAAAKAQAEAEAQQRAAEAKRMAEAKAKAEREAKERAEREAERKRLNTFVSPLGDSYVSTQYKAGGGMWSSGSHTGIDFHADSGTVVRSVGLGTVVEAGWGGAYGNNVVIKHADGTYTQYGHLLSLSVTAGQQVTPGQQIGLSGSTGNSSGPHLHFEARTGADYGSDINPITYLRSHGVSI, from the coding sequence ATGGCGTTCGGCAGTCGTGCCGCCGGTTCCGGCAAGCACCGTGGTTCCAGCCGTCTGAGCAAGAAGACCGCCGGCATTGCCGGGATCGCAGCCCTCGCCACCACCGGTGTCGTCGGCTCCTTCGCCGCTCCGGCCTTCGCCGCGGACAACGATCACGCGAGCACCGACACCGGCAATCTCAACGCCGTCGTGGTCGCCGACGACCTGGCCGGTGACATCGAGACCCAGGCCGCAGCCCAGCAGCACGCCGCCGATGCCGCCGCCGCCAAGGCGCAGGCCGAGGCCGAGGCGCAGCAGCGGGCCGCCGAGGCGAAGCGCATGGCCGAGGCCAAGGCGAAGGCCGAGCGCGAGGCCAAGGAGCGCGCCGAGCGCGAGGCCGAGCGCAAGCGGCTGAACACCTTCGTCTCTCCGCTCGGTGACTCGTACGTCTCCACCCAGTACAAGGCCGGCGGCGGCATGTGGTCCTCCGGCAGCCACACCGGCATCGACTTCCACGCGGACTCCGGCACCGTGGTCCGCTCGGTGGGTCTCGGCACGGTCGTGGAGGCCGGCTGGGGCGGCGCGTACGGCAACAACGTCGTCATCAAGCACGCCGACGGCACCTACACCCAGTACGGCCACCTCCTCTCCCTGAGCGTCACCGCGGGGCAGCAGGTCACCCCGGGCCAGCAGATCGGCCTGTCCGGGTCCACCGGCAACTCCAGCGGCCCGCACCTGCACTTCGAGGCCCGGACCGGCGCGGACTACGGCTCGGACATCAACCCGATCACCTACCTGCGCAGCCACGGCGTCAGCATCTGA
- a CDS encoding M16 family metallopeptidase: MTFHPQPQAGEARPWAFPAPERGTLDNGLTVLRCHRPGQQVVAVEIILEAPLDAEPAGLDGVATIMARALSEGTDKHSAEEFAAALERCGATLDAHADHPGVRVSLEVPASRLPKALALLAEALRAPAFADAEVDRLVRNRLDEIPHELANPQRRAAMQLSKELFPATLRMSRPRQGTAETVARIDSSAVRAFYEAHVRPAAATAVVVGDYTGTDLSAVLADTLGAWTGGSAERRPATPVTADDAGRVVIVDRPGAVQTQLLIGRVGPDRHDRVWPAQVLGTYCLGGTLTSRLDRVLREEKGYTYGVRAFGQVLRSTSPTSPEGATGASMLAISGSVDTPNTGPALEDLWTVLRTLAEGGLTDAERDVAVQNLVGVAPLKFEMAASVAGTLADQVEQQLPDDFQAEFYARMARTGTVEATSAVVSAFPLDRLVTVLVGDAAQIEGPVRALGIGEVTVVAN; the protein is encoded by the coding sequence ATGACCTTCCACCCGCAGCCGCAGGCCGGCGAGGCCCGCCCGTGGGCCTTCCCGGCCCCCGAGCGCGGCACCCTGGACAACGGCCTGACGGTGCTCCGCTGCCACCGGCCCGGCCAGCAGGTGGTGGCCGTCGAGATCATCCTCGAGGCCCCGCTGGACGCCGAACCGGCCGGACTGGACGGCGTGGCCACCATCATGGCCCGGGCGCTGTCCGAGGGCACCGACAAGCACTCCGCCGAGGAGTTCGCCGCGGCGCTGGAGCGCTGCGGAGCCACCCTCGACGCGCATGCCGACCACCCGGGCGTCCGGGTCTCCCTGGAGGTCCCGGCCTCCCGGCTGCCCAAGGCCCTCGCGCTGCTCGCCGAGGCGCTGCGCGCCCCCGCCTTCGCCGACGCCGAGGTGGACCGGCTGGTCCGCAACCGGCTCGACGAGATCCCGCACGAGCTGGCCAACCCGCAGCGCCGGGCCGCCATGCAGCTGTCCAAGGAGCTCTTCCCGGCCACCCTGCGGATGTCCCGGCCGCGCCAGGGCACCGCGGAGACCGTGGCCCGGATCGACTCCTCGGCCGTACGCGCCTTCTACGAGGCCCATGTCCGCCCGGCAGCCGCCACCGCGGTGGTCGTCGGCGACTACACCGGCACGGACCTGAGCGCCGTTCTGGCGGACACCCTGGGCGCCTGGACCGGCGGCAGCGCGGAGCGGCGGCCGGCCACCCCGGTGACCGCCGACGATGCCGGCCGCGTGGTCATCGTGGACCGGCCCGGCGCGGTCCAGACCCAGCTGCTGATCGGCCGTGTCGGTCCGGACCGGCACGACCGCGTCTGGCCGGCCCAGGTGCTCGGCACGTACTGCCTGGGCGGCACCCTCACCTCCCGTCTGGACCGGGTGCTGCGCGAGGAGAAGGGCTACACCTACGGCGTCCGCGCCTTCGGGCAGGTGCTGCGCTCCACCTCCCCGACGTCCCCGGAGGGGGCAACCGGTGCGTCCATGCTCGCCATCAGCGGCTCGGTCGACACCCCGAACACCGGTCCGGCGCTGGAGGACCTCTGGACGGTGCTGCGGACGCTGGCGGAGGGCGGCCTGACCGATGCCGAACGGGACGTGGCGGTGCAGAACTTGGTGGGCGTCGCCCCGCTGAAGTTCGAAATGGCCGCCTCCGTCGCGGGCACCCTCGCAGACCAGGTCGAGCAGCAGCTTCCGGACGACTTCCAGGCGGAGTTCTACGCACGGATGGCGCGAACCGGCACGGTGGAGGCGACCTCGGCGGTGGTCAGCGCCTTCCCGTTGGACCGTCTGGTCACCGTCCTGGTCGGCGACGCGGCGCAGATCGAGGGGCCGGTGCGGGCGCTCGGCATCGGTGAGGTGACGGTGGTCGCCAACTGA
- a CDS encoding M16 family metallopeptidase: protein MPMGHTATEQTASGGLTATEHRLANGLRVVLSEDHLTPVAAVCLWYDVGSRHEVKGRTGLAHLFEHLMFQGSASVPGNGHFELVQGAGGSLNGTTSFERTNYFETMPAHQVELALWLEADRMGSLLAALDDESMENQRDVVKNERRQRYDNVPYGTAFERLTAMAYPEGHPYHHTPIGSMADLDAASLEDARAFFRTYYAPNNAVLSVVGDIDPEQTLAWIEKYFGSIPGHDGKQPPRDGTLPDVIGAQLREEIVEKVPARALMAAYRLPHDGTRACDAADVALTILGGGESSRLHNRLVRRDQTAVAAGFGMLRLAGAPSMGWLDVKTSGGVEVPDIEAAVDEELARFAAEGPTAEEMERAQAQLEREWLDRLGTVAGRADELCRFAVLFGDPQLALTAVGRVLDITAEEVQAVAAARLRPDNRAVLVYEPLAEQGAETAENDENEGAEQ, encoded by the coding sequence ATGCCCATGGGTCACACGGCCACCGAGCAGACCGCTTCAGGCGGCCTGACAGCGACCGAGCACCGGCTGGCCAACGGCCTGCGCGTGGTGCTTTCCGAGGACCACCTGACCCCGGTCGCCGCGGTCTGCCTCTGGTACGACGTCGGCTCGCGCCACGAAGTCAAGGGCCGTACCGGTCTGGCTCACCTCTTCGAGCACCTGATGTTCCAGGGCTCGGCGAGCGTCCCGGGCAACGGGCACTTCGAACTGGTCCAGGGCGCCGGCGGCTCCCTCAACGGCACCACCAGCTTCGAGCGCACCAACTACTTCGAGACGATGCCCGCCCACCAGGTGGAGCTCGCCCTGTGGCTGGAGGCGGACCGGATGGGCTCGCTGCTGGCCGCCCTGGACGACGAGTCCATGGAGAACCAGCGCGACGTCGTCAAGAACGAGCGCCGCCAGCGGTACGACAACGTTCCGTACGGCACCGCCTTCGAGCGGCTGACCGCCATGGCCTACCCGGAGGGCCACCCGTACCACCACACGCCGATCGGCTCCATGGCCGACCTGGACGCGGCCTCCCTGGAGGACGCCCGCGCCTTCTTCCGTACGTACTACGCGCCCAACAACGCGGTGCTCTCGGTGGTCGGCGACATCGACCCCGAGCAGACCCTCGCCTGGATCGAGAAGTACTTCGGCAGCATCCCCGGCCACGACGGCAAGCAGCCGCCGCGGGACGGCACGCTGCCCGACGTCATCGGCGCGCAGCTGCGCGAGGAGATCGTCGAGAAGGTCCCGGCCCGCGCCCTGATGGCCGCCTACCGGCTGCCGCACGACGGCACCCGCGCGTGCGACGCCGCGGACGTGGCCCTGACCATCCTGGGCGGAGGCGAGTCCTCCCGCCTGCACAACCGGCTGGTACGCCGCGACCAGACGGCCGTCGCGGCCGGCTTCGGCATGCTGCGGCTGGCCGGAGCGCCCTCCATGGGCTGGCTGGACGTGAAGACCTCCGGCGGGGTCGAGGTGCCCGACATCGAAGCCGCCGTGGACGAGGAGCTCGCGCGGTTCGCCGCCGAGGGCCCGACCGCGGAGGAGATGGAGCGCGCCCAGGCCCAGCTGGAGCGCGAATGGCTGGACCGGCTGGGCACCGTGGCCGGCCGCGCCGACGAACTGTGCCGGTTCGCCGTCCTGTTCGGCGACCCGCAGCTGGCGCTGACCGCCGTCGGGCGGGTGCTGGACATCACGGCCGAGGAGGTGCAGGCCGTGGCCGCCGCCCGGCTGCGCCCCGACAACCGGGCGGTGCTGGTGTACGAGCCGCTGGCCGAACAGGGCGCCGAGACCGCCGAGAACGACGAGAACGAGGGGGCGGAGCAGTGA